In bacterium, the genomic window CATCAATCGTATCCGCTAATCCACCAGTTTTCCGAACTATCGGAATCGTTCCATAGGCTAAACTAATCATCTGGCCGAGTCCGCACGGCTCGAATTTCGATGGCATCAGAAACATATCACTCCCGGCATAAATCAGTTTCGCTAACCGAGCATCAAATTTAAGGTTTACTGCAATCTTTTTCGGTGCTTGCTTATGTAATTCAGTAAACAACGCATGATATTTTGGTTCGCCCGTACCAAGTATCACTAACTGGACATCGAGCTGCAGTAGTTCTTGCGCAATTTCAGCGATAATATCAAATCCTTTTTGGTCAGTCAACCGGCTGATTAGCCCGATAACCGGAATATCTTTCTTACGAGGGATTGGCAATTTATTCTCTTTAAGCAACATGCGTTTATTTTTTTGTTTTCCGGATAAATCTGCGCGAGAAAATGATGCCGCTAATTCCGGATCGGTTTGTGGATTCCATTCTTCATAATCTATTCCATTGATAATCCCGAACAAATCGTTTTTTCGTTCAATAAGCACTCCTTCTAACCCGCATCCATATTCTGCAGTTTGAATTTCGCGACTATACTGTTCACTAACGGTGGTTAAGGTATCAGCGAATACCAGCCCTGCTTTCATTAAGTTAATATTATGATAAAATTCGATATATTTCGGAGTATACGTCCAGTCTGGCATCGCTAGTCCATTCAATCGTTCTGGTGGGAATATCCCTTGGTATGCAAGATTATGGATGGTAAAAACGGTTTTAACCCGATTCCAAATATATTCTTCGTTCGGATATATTTTTATATATGCTGGCAGTAAACCGGTTTGCCAATCATGACAATGAATAATATCCGGTCTCCAGTTTAGATACTTGCATAACGCAAGTGCGGCTTGACAGAAAAATGCAAACCGTTCCGCATTATCCGGATAATCTTGTCCCTGAACTTGATATATTTCATCACGACCGAAATTATGCTCGTTCCCGATAAAATATATTTCAACCGGACTATGCGGGAGCACCCCTTGCAGAATAAACGCTTCGTTCTGTAACGCTGGAGTAGGCCAAGGGATTGTTATTTTTGTATCACTAATTAACTGAAGTTGATAGCGCTGGTGATCAATTTTTTTATATTTCGGAATAACAATTTTAACTTCGTGCCCGAGTTTAGCTAATGCTTTCGGCAGCGAGCCGATGACATCAGCTAACCCGCCGACTTTCGCAAACGGTGCACATTCTGCAGCAACAAATAAAATTTTCATATAGGTATCTCCTCTAAAAATGGATTAACACATAGTTGAATCAATTTTTACCGTTTTTTAAGTATACCATATAAAAAAAGAATAAACAATCTCGAGTTAAAAAACAAACTCACCATTGGTGAGTTTGTTTAAGTATAACAAAATCAGTACAAAACAAAAATAACCTAGCCTCATTTTGGTTGCATGTGAGTCCTCTGGAATTAAGTGTTAAATTATCAACATCGCATCACCATAAGAATAGAACCGATACTTCTCTCGGATTGCTTCTTGATATACTTGAAGTATCTGCTCTCTACCAGCGAACGCTGAAACCAGCATTAATAAGGTCGATTGCGGCAGATGAAAGTTTGTTAATAAAGCATCAACTATCTTAAACTTATATCCCGGATAAATAAATAAATTCGACCATCCTTGCCCTGGATGTATCCATCCTTGTTCATCAGCTACAGTTTCTAGCGTTCGAGTCGCAGTAGTTCCAACAACAACAATCCGATGTTGATTCTTTTTTGCAGTATTAATCATTTCAGCAGCTTGTTTTGAAACCGAATAATATTCAGATTCCATTTTATGCTCACTAATCTGTTTAACGCGCACCGGCTGGAATGTTCCCGGTCCGACATGGAGGGTAATGGCAACGATTTTAACCCCTTTATTTTTAATCTTCTCGATTAGTTCTTCTGAAAAATGGAGCCCGGCAGTTGGTGCAGCAATAGACCCGTTGTATTTCGCATAAACAGTCTGATACCGACTTTTATCGAGTTGTTTAAGTTTAACGGAATCAGATTTCCGTTTAATATATGGCGGAACCGGCATTTCACCAAATTCGGATAATAACTGATTCCAATCCCCAGAATAACGAAACTCAATTTCACGCCGACTCCCCTCAAGTTTCGAAACGATTTTCGCTTGTATTTTTCCATTACCAATAGATAAAATTATTCCCGGCTGGCATCGTTTCGCTGGACGGGTTAATGCTATCCATCGGTCATTTTTAATCCGGTGGATTAATAATAATTCAATTTGGTTGCCCGATACCGAGTCCGTTGCCCATAATCGAGCGGGGATAACCCTGCTATCATTAACCACCAAAATATCATTTGAATTTAGATACTCAACTAAATCTGGAAAGAGTTTATGTTCAATATTTCCGGTAGTTCGATGATACACTAGCAGGCGAGATTGGCCTCGCTTTTCCGTAGGGAATTGCGCTATGAGTTCTTTCGGTAGATAATAATCGAATTCAGCGGTTAGCATTTAGGGGAAAAAGGATAATAAATAGGGTTTCAACCTAGAAATTCCATGATGGGCTAAATCCCAAACATTTTATCCATTTATCATAGCTAATTTTACAGTTAGTTTCCATTGATTATTTTCGGAGACCCAGCACATCCAGCATATCATAGATACCTGCAGGTTTATCCACAATGAATTTCGCAGCGCGAATCGCGCCAAGTGCAAAGGTATCCCGTGAACTCGCCCGATGCGTTAACTCGATTCGTTCACCGATTCCGCAGAAATAAACGGTATGTTCGCCGACCATATCTCCGCCGCGAACCGCATGAATCCCGATTTCTTCTTTCGTTCGTTCTCCGGTGATTCCTTTCCGACCGAAAACTGCTACTTCTGATAGTGTTCGCCCTAACGCTTGCGCCGCAATATCTGCAAGTTTATTTGCGGTTCCGCTCGGTGCATCCTTTTTCCCACGATGATGCGATTCGACAATTTCGATATCAAACTCAGCACCAAGCGTTTTCGCTGTCTGTTCAACGAGTTTGAATAAAAGATTGACTCCAAGACTCATATTCGGCGAAAACACGCAGGGTATTTGCTGACCGAGATTACGTAATTCATTCAATTGTGTAGTAGAAAATCCGGTGGTGCCGATAACCATCGGTTTTTTTGCATATACCGCTACGCCAAGATGGTCGAGGGTTGTTTCGGGGTTTGTGAATTCGATGAGCACATCGCCAGCATGGATTATTTTATCGAGAGTATCGGTTATCCGCACATTCAGCGCATTCCCTAACCCTAGGACTAAACCGATATCTTGTCCGAGTTGCGGATGATGCGGATGTTCTACCGCACCAACGACTTTAACTGACATAGTATGAACTGCGTTCGTAATAATCCGTTGTCCCATTTTACCGCACGCACCGGAAATGATTAGTTTTATCATAATCCTACCCTCTAGAGCCCACAGATGAACACGGATATGCACTAACCAAACTAATCTGCGATCATCTGTGGTTAATATAGTTTGATGAAAATTCTACCATGAAGATGTAAGACTTGGACAGTGATACAATTGATAGCTTACCGTTTCGGGATTATTGCTGCTGGAGTATCAAGTTCAGTTCCGAAATAAGACAGCTCAACGGGAACATTTGGCTTAGATAAAGTTTTTCCTTCTATAGGGACTTCCCAACCGTTCGGTTGTTGTGCTCCAGTCCAGTTGTAAGCATCGTTGATACCGTACCCATCAGGATATCGTTGATATGTATAGGTCGTATTACCAGAAGCTAAAGGTCCGCCATCGAACCCGACTTGGTCGAACCGAACAGTATTCTGATTGAACAAGTAGAAATTATCACTTAAACTTAATCCTGCTGGATTCCCTGCAGATGTAGGATATGAGAACGTTAGATATGATGTTGAACTAATATATCCTGAAATTGTTAGCAAATCGTCTCCGTCTGATAACAGCCATCCATTCAGGTCAACTCCGTTCTGGCTAGAATTATATAATTCAATCTGATTTAACGGAGATAAAGCGATTTCATTCAGTTTTATTGGTGAATCACCAAGGTTACTAGGATTACCTTGATTTGCGCTGCCGGAAGTTCTAATTCCGGTCATGTTGAAGTCCGCACCATCGTCATCGGTATCCGTTCCATTTGGTAACCGAGAAATAGAGATTCCTGCAGTCGGGTCTATCGGTGCTTTTCCTTGATTACCATAGGCGACCCGATCAATGGTTACCGATGCACTAGTTCGTAATACGATGATATCTCCATCCTGAGCAAGTTTACTCGAGGTCGATATTACCGAATATCCATTACCGAGAATATTCATTGCAGTATATGTCGTAATGACACCAGCTGAACTTGAAACCAGTTGCCAGCCAGATATGTTTACCGTAGTATTTTCAGCATTATATAACTCAATATACTCACTGAATTTCGCTTTAAACT contains:
- the glgA gene encoding glycogen synthase GlgA codes for the protein MKILFVAAECAPFAKVGGLADVIGSLPKALAKLGHEVKIVIPKYKKIDHQRYQLQLISDTKITIPWPTPALQNEAFILQGVLPHSPVEIYFIGNEHNFGRDEIYQVQGQDYPDNAERFAFFCQAALALCKYLNWRPDIIHCHDWQTGLLPAYIKIYPNEEYIWNRVKTVFTIHNLAYQGIFPPERLNGLAMPDWTYTPKYIEFYHNINLMKAGLVFADTLTTVSEQYSREIQTAEYGCGLEGVLIERKNDLFGIINGIDYEEWNPQTDPELAASFSRADLSGKQKNKRMLLKENKLPIPRKKDIPVIGLISRLTDQKGFDIIAEIAQELLQLDVQLVILGTGEPKYHALFTELHKQAPKKIAVNLKFDARLAKLIYAGSDMFLMPSKFEPCGLGQMISLAYGTIPIVRKTGGLADTIDDYNPATESGTGFVFEEYTGKALLTTIQRALAVYQNKTAWKKLIENAMRADFSWDASAKKYITLYQR
- the queA gene encoding tRNA preQ1(34) S-adenosylmethionine ribosyltransferase-isomerase QueA, whose amino-acid sequence is MLTAEFDYYLPKELIAQFPTEKRGQSRLLVYHRTTGNIEHKLFPDLVEYLNSNDILVVNDSRVIPARLWATDSVSGNQIELLLIHRIKNDRWIALTRPAKRCQPGIILSIGNGKIQAKIVSKLEGSRREIEFRYSGDWNQLLSEFGEMPVPPYIKRKSDSVKLKQLDKSRYQTVYAKYNGSIAAPTAGLHFSEELIEKIKNKGVKIVAITLHVGPGTFQPVRVKQISEHKMESEYYSVSKQAAEMINTAKKNQHRIVVVGTTATRTLETVADEQGWIHPGQGWSNLFIYPGYKFKIVDALLTNFHLPQSTLLMLVSAFAGREQILQVYQEAIREKYRFYSYGDAMLII
- the dapB gene encoding 4-hydroxy-tetrahydrodipicolinate reductase — protein: MIKLIISGACGKMGQRIITNAVHTMSVKVVGAVEHPHHPQLGQDIGLVLGLGNALNVRITDTLDKIIHAGDVLIEFTNPETTLDHLGVAVYAKKPMVIGTTGFSTTQLNELRNLGQQIPCVFSPNMSLGVNLLFKLVEQTAKTLGAEFDIEIVESHHRGKKDAPSGTANKLADIAAQALGRTLSEVAVFGRKGITGERTKEEIGIHAVRGGDMVGEHTVYFCGIGERIELTHRASSRDTFALGAIRAAKFIVDKPAGIYDMLDVLGLRK